From Phenylobacterium montanum, the proteins below share one genomic window:
- a CDS encoding group I truncated hemoglobin translates to MTMLRQLAAASLAVGVIAAGRACAQDQAPAPAPLSPPALGPGGAAGAAPIAGDAVYKAFHEQAGIQRVIDDLIARVTTDPRIGQHFKGVNLKRLNLLLTQQVCYLTGGPCQYTGDDMRSAHAGLGLRNSDFNALAEDLQLAMDKEGVAFSAQNRLLAKLAPMQRQIVTK, encoded by the coding sequence ATGACCATGCTTCGCCAGCTGGCGGCGGCGAGCCTCGCCGTGGGGGTGATAGCGGCCGGGCGGGCCTGCGCCCAAGACCAAGCACCGGCGCCTGCGCCGCTTTCCCCGCCAGCGCTGGGCCCCGGGGGCGCCGCCGGCGCGGCACCGATCGCCGGCGACGCGGTCTACAAGGCATTCCACGAACAAGCCGGCATACAAAGGGTGATCGACGACTTGATCGCCCGGGTCACTACTGACCCCAGGATCGGACAGCATTTCAAGGGCGTGAACCTCAAGCGCCTCAATCTGCTTCTGACCCAGCAGGTCTGCTACCTGACCGGCGGGCCCTGCCAGTACACAGGCGATGACATGCGCTCGGCGCATGCGGGGCTAGGGCTTCGCAACAGCGACTTCAACGCGCTGGCCGAGGACCTGCAACTGGCCATGGACAAGGAGGGCGTCGCCTTCTCCGCCCAGAACCGGCTGTTGGCCAAGCTCGCGCCCATGCAGCGCCAGATCGTCACCAAATGA
- a CDS encoding RNA polymerase sigma factor, whose protein sequence is MSKSQPNLAEPVPETSPAEREASPAPELSALLVATAAGDRRAFKALYEATNRKMFGVALLILKRREAAEDVLQDAYVRVWTEARRYDPERGPPLPWLSRIVRNLAIDHLRRDRGLTEDIADQAEILAAPALPVAERADLNRGLARLGADHREILTLAFVHGYTHEELADRLGLPLGTAKSRVRRGLQQLQAYFEGESSGAGVLRMA, encoded by the coding sequence ATGTCGAAATCCCAGCCGAACCTTGCAGAGCCCGTCCCGGAAACGTCTCCGGCGGAGCGCGAGGCCTCTCCCGCGCCGGAACTTTCCGCGCTCCTGGTTGCGACCGCGGCAGGCGACCGCCGGGCCTTCAAGGCGCTCTACGAGGCCACGAACCGGAAAATGTTCGGCGTCGCCCTTCTCATCCTCAAGCGTCGCGAAGCCGCCGAAGATGTACTTCAGGACGCCTATGTCCGTGTCTGGACGGAAGCTCGCCGATATGATCCGGAACGAGGCCCTCCCCTGCCTTGGCTGTCGCGCATCGTCCGCAACCTGGCCATCGACCATCTGCGCCGGGACCGCGGCCTGACCGAGGACATCGCCGATCAGGCCGAAATCCTGGCTGCGCCAGCCCTGCCCGTCGCCGAACGGGCGGACCTCAATCGGGGGCTGGCCCGGCTAGGCGCCGACCATCGCGAGATCCTGACCCTGGCCTTCGTCCACGGCTATACGCACGAGGAGCTCGCCGACCGCCTTGGCCTGCCGCTCGGCACGGCCAAGTCCCGGGTCCGTCGCGGGCTCCAGCAATTGCAGGCCTACTTTGAGGGCGAGAGTTCCGGGGCTGGCGTTTTGAGAATGGCGTGA
- a CDS encoding TonB-dependent receptor — MTAGRHTHWRRASASASALAVALATAGGAARADTAAADIDTIVVTAKLRDAIGGPDSASAGVVGGVELSQRPILRQAEILEAAPGMIVTAHTSGGKANQYYLRGFNLDHGTDFASSVDGAPVNLGSHAHGQGYMDLNWLIPELVASVSYRKGPYYADAGDFAAAGDAAVTYLPKLPSNFVQLEGGTDDYARVLIAGSGDLGPGRLLYAAEYIYYDGPYREPGAYRRPNGVLKYTFGDTSRGGGLTFQAYDAHWTASDQIPVAAIPTLPSGQYGAIDPTSTGATDRYSAVGEWHWQEGSISHQVRLYAIKYGLNLYSDFSAFIDQAHGDQFRQFDDRYIVGGAWRTTISGDYLGESDIDAVGFETRNDFVKLELDHTQARRFLQNYRTDRVSVNSAAAWWSNSVRWTPWLATQAGLRLEAFHFNDHSNTAANSGDTSILRSAPKFGITGSPRSGIDLYAQAGISYRSNDARGIFDVAPSYRGGPVPNQKSKAIVRSEGVEVGLRFKAAHGLTSTVAVWYLQSNSEAFFSGDTGSNTDTDRPGQRYGVEWNNIYKPTPWLTIDADAAQSQAFFADHDKAVGDRIPEAIKTSVSASATIHDLNFAPGLTASLRLRYFAPRDLTQDGGQRSAPSTVVNGRVTYDVSRNLTVGLEALNLLDVKYNDAEYYDAFRLRGQPANPASADGSYQGHVIHAGEPREIRASLTVKF; from the coding sequence ATGACCGCCGGGCGCCACACCCATTGGCGGCGCGCGTCAGCGTCAGCGTCAGCGCTCGCGGTCGCCTTGGCTACGGCCGGCGGCGCGGCGCGTGCGGATACCGCCGCTGCCGACATCGACACCATCGTCGTCACCGCCAAGCTCCGCGACGCCATCGGCGGACCCGACTCGGCCAGCGCCGGCGTCGTCGGCGGGGTCGAACTGTCACAGCGGCCGATCCTGCGGCAGGCCGAAATCCTGGAGGCCGCGCCCGGCATGATCGTCACCGCCCACACCAGCGGCGGCAAGGCCAACCAGTACTATCTGCGCGGCTTCAACCTCGACCATGGGACAGATTTCGCCTCCAGCGTCGATGGCGCGCCGGTCAATTTAGGATCCCACGCCCATGGCCAGGGCTATATGGACCTGAACTGGCTGATCCCCGAACTCGTGGCGAGCGTCAGTTATCGCAAGGGTCCCTATTATGCCGACGCCGGCGACTTCGCGGCGGCCGGCGACGCGGCCGTCACCTATCTGCCCAAGCTGCCGAGCAATTTCGTTCAACTCGAAGGCGGAACGGACGACTACGCCCGGGTGCTGATCGCCGGCTCAGGCGATCTGGGGCCTGGGCGCCTGCTCTATGCCGCCGAATATATCTACTATGACGGCCCGTACCGGGAGCCGGGCGCCTATCGGCGTCCCAACGGCGTCCTGAAATACACCTTCGGCGACACGAGCCGAGGCGGCGGCCTGACCTTCCAGGCCTATGACGCCCATTGGACCGCCAGCGACCAGATCCCTGTCGCGGCGATCCCGACCCTGCCCAGCGGCCAATATGGCGCGATCGATCCCACCAGCACAGGCGCTACCGACCGGTACAGCGCGGTCGGCGAGTGGCATTGGCAGGAGGGTTCGATCAGCCACCAGGTGCGGCTCTACGCCATCAAGTACGGCCTGAACCTCTATTCCGACTTCAGCGCGTTCATCGACCAAGCCCACGGCGACCAGTTCCGCCAGTTCGACGACCGCTACATCGTCGGCGGGGCATGGAGGACGACGATCTCCGGCGACTATCTGGGGGAAAGCGACATCGACGCCGTCGGCTTCGAGACACGCAACGACTTCGTCAAACTCGAGCTGGATCACACCCAGGCCCGGCGCTTCCTGCAGAACTATCGGACCGACAGGGTCAGCGTGAACTCGGCCGCCGCCTGGTGGTCGAACAGCGTCCGCTGGACGCCCTGGCTTGCGACGCAAGCCGGGTTGCGCCTGGAGGCCTTCCACTTCAACGATCACAGCAACACCGCGGCCAATTCGGGCGACACCAGCATCCTGCGGTCGGCGCCGAAATTCGGGATCACTGGCTCCCCGCGTTCGGGTATCGACCTCTACGCCCAGGCCGGGATCAGCTATCGGAGCAACGACGCACGGGGGATATTCGACGTGGCGCCGTCCTATCGCGGCGGCCCCGTCCCCAACCAGAAGTCAAAGGCGATCGTCCGCTCCGAAGGCGTCGAAGTCGGCCTTAGATTCAAAGCGGCTCACGGCCTGACCAGCACTGTGGCGGTCTGGTACCTGCAGAGCAACTCCGAGGCCTTCTTCTCGGGCGACACGGGCTCCAACACCGACACCGACCGGCCCGGCCAGCGCTATGGCGTCGAGTGGAACAACATCTACAAGCCGACCCCATGGCTGACCATCGACGCGGACGCCGCTCAGTCCCAGGCCTTCTTCGCCGATCACGACAAGGCTGTCGGCGATCGCATCCCGGAGGCCATCAAGACCTCGGTGTCCGCATCGGCCACAATCCATGACCTGAACTTCGCGCCAGGCCTCACCGCGAGCCTGCGCCTGCGCTACTTCGCGCCGCGGGACCTGACCCAGGACGGCGGCCAGCGGTCCGCGCCATCCACCGTGGTCAATGGCCGCGTGACCTATGATGTCTCACGAAACCTGACTGTCGGCCTGGAGGCCCTGAACCTTCTGGACGTGAAGTACAACGACGCGGAGTACTACGACGCCTTCCGGCTCAGGGGCCAGCCCGCCAATCCCGCCAGCGCCGACGGCAGCTATCAGGGCCACGTCATCCACGCCGGCGAGCCGCGCGAGATCCGCGCCAGCCTCACCGTGAAATTCTGA
- a CDS encoding TetR/AcrR family transcriptional regulator, with protein sequence MNTESRRARYTSLLRTRQKGQTTVLILEAVASILRRADVSAVTISEVARVAEVTERTVYRHFKTRDELLKAFWPWQLEQMGGPFTNRPRSLEAFLKTLPVLYAGWEREEGLVRAIFFSAEARAIRGPVTANYMNHISEFLSELLPDATLDERRQVAAPIVFLCSVANWIFMRDSCGYTGQQAAEATVRGIKLILEGARREGRAA encoded by the coding sequence ATGAATACCGAAAGCCGGCGGGCGCGCTATACCAGCCTTCTGAGAACGCGCCAGAAGGGACAGACGACGGTCCTGATCCTTGAGGCGGTGGCGAGTATCCTTCGTCGCGCCGACGTGTCCGCCGTGACGATCTCGGAGGTCGCTCGTGTGGCCGAGGTGACCGAGCGCACCGTCTACAGGCACTTCAAGACCCGCGATGAACTTTTGAAAGCCTTCTGGCCCTGGCAGCTGGAGCAGATGGGCGGACCGTTCACGAACCGGCCGCGCTCCCTAGAAGCCTTTCTCAAAACCCTGCCGGTGCTCTACGCGGGCTGGGAGCGAGAAGAGGGGTTGGTGAGGGCCATATTCTTCTCGGCCGAGGCGCGCGCAATCCGTGGCCCCGTCACCGCCAACTATATGAACCATATCAGCGAATTCCTGTCTGAACTCCTGCCTGACGCCACGCTCGACGAGCGCCGCCAGGTGGCCGCGCCGATTGTCTTTCTCTGCAGTGTCGCCAATTGGATCTTCATGCGCGACAGCTGCGGCTACACGGGCCAGCAGGCGGCCGAGGCTACCGTGCGCGGCATCAAGTTGATCCTTGAAGGCGCCCGTCGCGAGGGGCGAGCGGCCTAG
- a CDS encoding DUF3034 family protein: MTGGLSSIEGSGGGGIATWATITGYGTDHGVGANVHATYVHTAGYDLRDYGASAGLFNRVELSYAREEFDTGKTGGMLGLGEGFTFDQDVYGAKVRLLGDVVYDQDSLLPEISAGLQYKQNDKGAIIHAVGGKNDSGTDYYISATKLFLNQNLVVDTTVRFTKANQTGLLGFGGDRRDAYQPEFEGSVGYLVNKHLALGGEYRTKPDNLRFAHEDDWYDLFAAYAIDKHLSVTLAYADLGDIATIRRQNGVYLSLQAGF; this comes from the coding sequence TTGACAGGCGGACTGAGCAGCATCGAGGGGTCAGGAGGCGGCGGAATCGCCACCTGGGCGACCATCACCGGCTATGGGACCGACCACGGCGTCGGGGCCAACGTCCATGCCACCTATGTGCATACCGCCGGCTATGACTTGCGCGACTACGGCGCATCAGCCGGGCTGTTCAACCGGGTGGAGCTGTCTTACGCCCGCGAGGAGTTCGACACCGGCAAGACCGGCGGCATGCTGGGCCTGGGAGAGGGCTTCACCTTCGACCAGGATGTCTACGGGGCCAAGGTCCGCCTGCTGGGCGACGTGGTCTACGACCAGGACAGCCTGCTGCCGGAAATCTCTGCAGGCCTGCAGTACAAACAGAACGACAAGGGCGCGATCATCCACGCGGTTGGTGGCAAGAACGACAGCGGAACCGACTACTACATCTCGGCGACCAAGCTGTTCCTGAACCAGAATCTGGTGGTCGACACTACGGTGCGTTTCACCAAGGCCAACCAGACTGGCCTTCTGGGTTTTGGCGGCGACCGGCGCGATGCGTACCAGCCCGAATTCGAAGGCTCGGTGGGCTATCTGGTCAACAAGCACCTGGCGCTGGGCGGCGAGTATCGCACCAAGCCCGACAACCTCCGCTTCGCCCATGAAGACGACTGGTACGACCTGTTCGCCGCCTATGCGATCGACAAGCACCTGTCGGTGACCCTCGCCTACGCCGACCTCGGCGACATCGCCACCATCCGCCGCCAGAACGGCGTCTATCTCTCGCTGCAGGCCGGCTTCTGA
- a CDS encoding cytochrome b/b6 domain-containing protein: protein MADPQERTGRRRRIDIYRHPVAVRVTHWVNAICVGVLLASGLQIFNAHPALYLGQSSNFSRPVLAITSDLPAGRAARGHLRLLGVAVQTTGVLGVSPGADGSPTARAFPHWMTLPGFQDLALGRRWHFFFAWLFAANLTVLISYGVLTRRFRRTLAPTRSDLSRIGASIWDHLRLRFPHGPEAWRYNVLQKLTYSAVLGGLLPLMLVSGLAMSPAIDAAAPWLPMLLGGRQTARTIHFLSAMSIGLFVAVHLAMVALSGPLNNLRAIITGRYALYVSDEDDHGWS, encoded by the coding sequence ATGGCGGACCCACAGGAGCGGACAGGGCGGCGTCGGCGCATCGACATCTACCGGCATCCCGTCGCCGTTCGTGTGACCCATTGGGTCAATGCGATTTGCGTCGGGGTGTTGCTGGCGAGCGGGCTGCAGATCTTCAACGCCCACCCCGCGCTCTATCTCGGCCAATCCTCGAACTTCAGCCGCCCGGTATTGGCGATAACCTCTGACCTGCCGGCCGGCCGCGCGGCCAGGGGCCATCTGAGGCTGCTGGGCGTCGCTGTCCAGACCACGGGCGTCCTGGGCGTCTCGCCCGGAGCGGACGGATCGCCGACAGCCCGGGCGTTTCCGCATTGGATGACCCTGCCGGGCTTCCAGGACCTCGCTCTCGGGCGGCGCTGGCACTTCTTCTTCGCCTGGCTGTTCGCCGCCAATCTTACCGTATTGATCTCCTACGGCGTGCTCACGCGGCGCTTCAGGCGCACCTTGGCGCCGACCCGGAGCGACCTGTCCCGGATCGGCGCTTCGATCTGGGATCACCTGCGGCTGCGGTTCCCGCATGGGCCAGAGGCCTGGCGCTACAACGTGCTGCAGAAACTGACATATTCAGCCGTGCTCGGTGGGCTTCTGCCGCTGATGCTGGTCAGTGGCCTGGCCATGTCGCCGGCGATCGACGCAGCGGCGCCGTGGCTGCCCATGCTGCTCGGAGGCCGACAGACGGCCCGCACGATCCATTTTCTGAGCGCCATGAGCATCGGGCTGTTTGTCGCTGTTCACCTGGCGATGGTGGCGCTCTCCGGCCCGCTCAACAATCTGCGGGCGATCATCACCGGGCGCTATGCCCTCTACGTGTCTGACGAGGACGACCATGGCTGGTCCTGA
- a CDS encoding molybdopterin-binding protein: MAGPDRRQTWRGLAALAASALSGCDRLSSSPGVISGLGRAEALTRRAQRFLVPRTALAAEFTRADISGDFRANGTTDPDDDDYRRLAAAGFADWRLEVGGLVERPLRLSLAELRHRPARTQITRHDCVEGWSGVAEWTGAPLGPLLAEARLKPAARFVVLYCADSLEVTLDGTGQYYESIDLIDAHHPQTILAYEMNGQPLPIAHGAPLRLRVERQLGYKMAKYVMRIEAVDSFAGIGRGKGGYWEDRGYEWYAGV; encoded by the coding sequence ATGGCTGGTCCTGACCGCCGCCAGACCTGGAGGGGCCTGGCCGCATTGGCCGCCTCGGCGCTCTCCGGCTGCGACCGCCTGTCGAGTTCCCCGGGTGTCATCTCCGGGCTCGGTCGGGCTGAAGCCCTGACGCGTCGGGCTCAGCGGTTCCTTGTCCCGCGCACAGCCCTGGCCGCCGAGTTTACGCGAGCCGATATTTCGGGGGACTTCCGCGCCAACGGGACCACCGATCCGGACGATGACGACTATCGGCGCCTGGCCGCGGCCGGCTTCGCCGACTGGCGGCTCGAGGTGGGCGGATTGGTCGAACGCCCGCTGCGCCTGTCGCTGGCGGAACTGCGCCATCGCCCCGCTCGCACCCAGATCACCCGGCACGATTGCGTCGAGGGCTGGAGCGGCGTCGCCGAGTGGACTGGCGCGCCCTTGGGGCCTTTGCTCGCCGAGGCCCGGCTGAAGCCGGCGGCGCGGTTCGTGGTGCTCTATTGCGCCGACAGCCTGGAGGTCACCCTGGACGGGACTGGCCAGTACTATGAGAGCATCGATCTGATCGACGCCCATCACCCGCAGACCATTCTGGCCTACGAGATGAACGGCCAGCCGCTGCCGATCGCTCACGGCGCGCCATTGCGGCTCAGGGTCGAGCGCCAGCTCGGCTACAAGATGGCCAAATATGTGATGCGTATCGAGGCCGTCGACAGCTTCGCCGGTATCGGGCGCGGCAAGGGCGGCTATTGGGAAGACCGGGGTTACGAGTGGTATGCGGGCGTCTGA
- a CDS encoding fasciclin domain-containing protein, with the protein MNTNTLGRIAAASLAILVVGATGAAANAQMSGAMGGMAQEHTKMVGGAPMYPSKNIIQNAVNSKDHTTLVAAVKAAGLVDTLQTAGPFTVFAPTNAAFAKLPAGTVDTLLQPENKGKLTAVLGYHVVAGRLTAADLLAKVKQGGGTATLTTVQGATLTVTAKGKHILLTDAKGGVSHVTIGDVLQSNGVIHVVDTVLLPG; encoded by the coding sequence ATGAACACGAACACCCTTGGCCGCATCGCTGCGGCCAGCCTTGCGATCCTGGTCGTCGGCGCGACCGGCGCCGCCGCCAACGCCCAGATGTCGGGCGCGATGGGCGGCATGGCCCAGGAACACACCAAGATGGTCGGCGGGGCGCCGATGTATCCTTCCAAGAACATCATTCAAAACGCCGTCAACTCCAAGGACCACACGACCCTGGTCGCGGCGGTCAAGGCGGCCGGCCTGGTGGACACCCTGCAGACCGCCGGGCCCTTCACCGTTTTCGCCCCCACCAACGCCGCCTTCGCCAAGTTGCCGGCGGGCACGGTCGACACCCTGTTGCAGCCGGAGAACAAGGGCAAGCTGACCGCCGTGCTCGGCTATCACGTGGTGGCGGGACGTCTGACCGCGGCGGACCTGCTGGCCAAGGTGAAGCAGGGCGGCGGGACTGCGACCCTGACCACCGTCCAAGGCGCGACCCTGACCGTCACCGCCAAGGGCAAGCATATCCTGCTGACCGACGCCAAAGGCGGAGTCTCCCACGTCACCATCGGCGACGTTTTGCAGTCGAACGGCGTGATCCATGTGGTCGACACCGTCCTGCTGCCGGGCTGA
- a CDS encoding cupin domain-containing protein, producing MTDMHDTDAHDGDPAFEALAALWDRRLAEAGDALDAHEPSPKVWELISARIDHLQASQPTLTVPSSEGVWEYFAPGVLKKVLHVDADAGWQAYLVKIEPGGGVAPHSHSRLEECFVLEGEFQIGGATVRKGDLHLGFAGHDHGALVSPAGALLYIRGQIDG from the coding sequence ATGACCGACATGCATGACACGGACGCACACGACGGCGATCCGGCCTTCGAGGCTCTTGCAGCGCTCTGGGATCGGCGCCTGGCGGAAGCGGGCGATGCCCTCGACGCCCATGAGCCCTCGCCCAAGGTATGGGAGTTGATCAGCGCGCGGATCGACCATCTGCAGGCGTCTCAACCCACCCTCACCGTGCCCAGCAGTGAAGGCGTTTGGGAGTATTTCGCGCCTGGTGTGCTGAAGAAGGTCCTGCACGTCGATGCGGACGCCGGATGGCAGGCCTACCTGGTGAAGATAGAGCCGGGCGGAGGCGTTGCTCCGCATAGTCACTCTCGGCTCGAAGAATGCTTTGTGTTGGAAGGTGAATTCCAGATCGGCGGCGCCACTGTCCGAAAAGGCGACCTGCATCTGGGCTTCGCCGGTCACGACCATGGCGCTCTGGTCAGTCCAGCGGGGGCGCTACTTTACATCCGCGGCCAGATCGACGGCTGA